In the genome of Leptospira licerasiae serovar Varillal str. VAR 010, one region contains:
- the sucC gene encoding ADP-forming succinate--CoA ligase subunit beta, with protein sequence MKIHEYQAKEILRRHNAKVPFGVVIDKKEDGAKAHEEVSSKTGASVVVVKAQIHAGGRGKGGGVKVTKTKEDALAAIDKILGMQLITPQTGAEGKKVLKVYLEQGINIAKEFYLSILLDRAIRKTIVMASTEGGMEIEEVAETHPEKILKIAIDPGIGLQPNQASQLAFDLGLPTESHKSFKALLTSVYNAYIKEDASLLEINPLILTKENEIVAGDCKMDLDENALYRHPENAAFRDISEEDPLEVQASEYNINYVKLDGNIGCMVNGAGLAMATMDIVKLAGAEPANFLDVGGGANVTTVTNGFKLILGDPNVKGIFVNIFGGIVRCDRVANGIIEAAKAVNIHVPLVVRLKGTNAEEGKRILNESGLNIIAEEDLRTAAKKVAEAIK encoded by the coding sequence ATGAAAATTCACGAGTACCAGGCCAAGGAAATCCTGAGACGCCATAACGCCAAAGTTCCTTTCGGCGTAGTAATTGATAAAAAAGAAGACGGTGCGAAAGCCCATGAAGAAGTTTCTTCCAAAACGGGAGCATCTGTTGTCGTCGTAAAAGCCCAGATCCACGCGGGTGGTAGAGGAAAAGGCGGCGGAGTTAAGGTCACCAAAACTAAAGAAGACGCATTAGCCGCAATCGACAAGATATTAGGCATGCAACTTATCACTCCTCAAACCGGAGCCGAAGGTAAAAAAGTCCTTAAAGTTTATCTTGAGCAAGGGATCAATATCGCTAAGGAATTTTATTTAAGTATCTTATTAGATCGCGCGATCCGCAAAACTATAGTAATGGCTTCTACCGAAGGCGGTATGGAGATCGAAGAAGTAGCCGAAACTCATCCTGAAAAGATCCTAAAGATCGCTATTGATCCGGGCATCGGTTTACAACCGAACCAAGCTTCTCAACTCGCTTTTGATCTTGGACTTCCTACCGAATCCCATAAATCCTTTAAAGCTCTTCTTACTTCAGTTTATAACGCTTATATTAAAGAAGATGCATCTTTATTAGAGATCAACCCTTTGATCCTGACTAAAGAGAATGAGATAGTTGCTGGCGACTGTAAGATGGATCTAGATGAGAACGCTCTTTATCGCCATCCTGAAAACGCAGCATTCAGGGACATTTCCGAAGAAGATCCTTTAGAAGTACAAGCTAGCGAATACAATATCAACTATGTTAAGTTAGATGGTAACATCGGCTGTATGGTAAACGGTGCCGGTCTTGCGATGGCAACCATGGACATCGTCAAACTTGCCGGAGCTGAACCTGCAAACTTCCTGGACGTGGGCGGTGGCGCTAACGTTACCACTGTCACCAACGGATTTAAACTGATTTTAGGCGATCCGAACGTAAAAGGGATCTTTGTAAATATTTTCGGAGGGATCGTTCGCTGCGACAGAGTAGCTAACGGTATCATCGAGGCCGCTAAAGCGGTAAATATCCATGTTCCGTTAGTGGTTCGTTTAAAAGGAACCAACGCGGAAGAAGGTAAAAGGATCCTTAACGAATCCGGTCTCAACATCATCGCGGAAGAGGATCTTCGTACCGCGGCCAAAAAAGTGGCGGAAGCCATTAAATAA
- a CDS encoding sulfurtransferase, with amino-acid sequence MKVIYIGLILGLFSGTFVSCDGGSDSNSALAVLAGFGSSIPVSSASDLTNESAASYDDNEWGLVTASRLESWVSDWQNQKPAHISGKLVILQSSLANNFSADTSGRSYIKSDNANGVYVYHLDDFQAGFRFNQQRDTGLIRNSVRYQADGQTIDQWLKVFGINLNTDLVVFAVGSANNNGTAYTNGSQTQDITRGIYWLRYWGADIKHLAILNGDIRTNFTNATYLSASKDVAPNENGNFSVKQLRVDNTIITLTLEDIIKIAKNNGSASIGGLTGTQIIVDARPTAQYDQTVGITNAGANHITTAWNDSGAPTAGVSGTPKKYVLFETRIKGAKTFPWASLLDTSATGYRFKDKVTLAGIFANTGTGGAGYTAGATIVSQCRTNFEAQVNGFVSQNILGYPTVFYDGSLVEWTSLVAEYPDSTEGTSFNKLSLTSPFRTDTSDLSYAPSGIINYNSYSSGGTGNPYVTVAQADINPSSNTTRKAQLEDKAYKY; translated from the coding sequence ATGAAGGTGATCTATATTGGGCTGATTCTCGGCCTTTTTTCGGGGACGTTTGTCTCCTGTGATGGAGGTTCCGACTCCAATTCTGCTTTGGCGGTTTTGGCCGGGTTTGGTTCTTCCATTCCGGTCAGTTCTGCTTCGGATTTAACGAATGAGTCTGCAGCTTCTTATGATGATAATGAATGGGGGCTTGTAACTGCTTCTCGTTTGGAATCTTGGGTGAGCGATTGGCAAAACCAAAAGCCTGCTCATATCAGCGGCAAACTTGTGATCTTGCAAAGTAGTCTTGCGAATAATTTTTCAGCGGATACAAGCGGCAGATCTTATATCAAGTCAGATAATGCGAACGGAGTCTATGTGTATCATCTGGATGATTTCCAAGCTGGATTTCGTTTTAACCAGCAGAGAGATACCGGGCTTATTCGTAATTCGGTTCGTTACCAGGCTGATGGACAAACTATAGACCAATGGTTGAAAGTTTTCGGGATCAATTTGAATACCGATCTGGTTGTTTTCGCAGTAGGATCAGCGAACAATAACGGCACCGCTTATACGAACGGAAGCCAAACCCAGGATATTACTAGGGGGATTTATTGGCTTAGATATTGGGGAGCGGATATCAAACATCTAGCTATCCTGAACGGAGATATCAGAACCAATTTTACGAACGCTACTTATCTTTCTGCAAGTAAGGATGTGGCTCCGAATGAAAATGGAAACTTTAGCGTTAAACAACTGAGAGTAGATAATACTATCATTACTCTTACCTTAGAAGATATCATTAAGATCGCTAAGAATAATGGAAGTGCTTCTATTGGCGGGTTAACAGGCACACAGATCATAGTGGATGCAAGACCTACCGCTCAGTACGATCAAACTGTTGGAATTACGAATGCAGGGGCAAATCATATCACTACTGCTTGGAACGATTCCGGTGCACCTACTGCGGGTGTAAGTGGAACTCCTAAAAAATACGTTCTATTTGAAACCAGGATCAAAGGTGCAAAAACCTTTCCTTGGGCTTCTCTGTTGGATACCTCTGCGACTGGCTATAGATTTAAGGATAAGGTAACTCTTGCTGGGATCTTTGCGAATACCGGAACAGGTGGAGCAGGATACACTGCGGGTGCGACTATCGTTTCTCAGTGTAGAACTAACTTTGAAGCACAGGTAAATGGGTTTGTTTCTCAGAATATATTAGGATATCCTACTGTATTTTATGACGGCTCTTTAGTGGAATGGACTTCTCTTGTTGCGGAATATCCTGACTCTACAGAAGGAACTAGTTTTAATAAACTTTCCTTAACTTCTCCTTTCAGAACTGATACTTCTGATTTGAGTTATGCTCCGAGTGGGATCATTAATTATAATTCGTATTCTTCCGGAGGAACAGGAAACCCTTATGTGACTGTGGCTCAGGCGGATATTAATCCTTCTTCCAACACTACACGTAAGGCGCAACTGGAAGATAAGGCTTATAAGTATTAA
- a CDS encoding DoxX family protein, with the protein MLETLLATSNDIVPLVLRLTLGIVIFPHGAQKLLGWFGGYGFKGTYGYFTQTAGLPGIIAFLVIIGESFGSVALILGLLTRVSAIGIGIIMLGAALLVHREHGFFMNWFGAQKGEGYEFQVLAIGLAIALSIVGGGAYSLDLAILSSI; encoded by the coding sequence ATGTTAGAAACATTATTAGCAACCAGCAACGATATCGTCCCACTGGTCTTAAGATTAACCCTCGGGATCGTAATCTTCCCACATGGCGCCCAAAAATTATTGGGTTGGTTCGGCGGTTACGGCTTCAAAGGAACCTACGGTTATTTTACTCAAACTGCAGGACTTCCTGGCATCATCGCATTCTTAGTTATCATCGGTGAATCATTCGGTTCAGTAGCTTTGATCCTCGGACTATTGACTCGTGTATCTGCAATCGGCATCGGTATTATTATGCTTGGAGCGGCCCTACTCGTTCACAGAGAGCATGGATTTTTCATGAACTGGTTCGGAGCTCAAAAAGGAGAAGGTTACGAATTCCAAGTATTGGCTATCGGACTTGCGATCGCACTCTCAATCGTAGGTGGCGGAGCTTACTCTCTAGACCTGGCAATTCTTTCTTCTATATAA